The Schistocerca americana isolate TAMUIC-IGC-003095 chromosome 8, iqSchAmer2.1, whole genome shotgun sequence genome contains the following window.
cgggcttcttgaaaaaatattggtttcccgcactcgtctcggtgttccgccactgctgacttagtgtgttgtttcaggcggatatatctttcatgttccgagagccttgtgctaatcggacgtcccgtctcatctatgtagactaatccacacgcacaaccaatttcatacacgccagctgtgtgtagtttgtcgactgcatccttggtagaaccgagcatgtctgatattttgtttctgcttcggaaaattggtttgatgtcggcttttcgtagaattttgccaatacgttcggtgaccccttgtacatatggtaacacagcaatgctctgtgcctccttctcctcttccctactagtcttctcccttgtcgacatggtgctgtccatcatctgcttcccatagccattagttccgaagatggacctgaggcgttcaagttctgtcttcagatgttcttcgtcgcttatcctgtacgctctcttcgttagcgtgtgcagggcggacttcttctgcgtggggtgatggtgggaggaggcgtgaaggtacctgtccgtattggttggtttcctgtacactttgtggccaagtttaccatcaggttttcgataaacttccacgtcgagaaaaggcagcaccccactcttctctgtttccattgtaaactgaattttcctgtgctgttggttaaggtgcttgtggaagttctgcaactcctcttctccgtggggccagatgacgaaagtatcatcgacatagcgaagctaacaatttgggcgtaatggtgcggactggagggctgtttcctcaaatgcctccatgaaaatttctgctgcgataggcgataggggtgagcccatagctacaccgtcagtttgttcataaaattgacctctccacttgaaataggtggtcgtcagacagtggcgcacaagctcacatatatcaggtgccacgcgttcttctaggatgttcacagtatctgacactgggacattcgtgaatagggatttggcgtcgaaactaaccatcagatcttggtccgtaacacgcatttcctttaggagagacacgaagtgagtggaatccttaacgtaggactcggtttggtgcactaggtgtcggagcctaggtgccagttctttcgctaggtagtaggtcggcgaatttatactgtttactatgggccttaaggggaagtcggttttgtgtaccttcggtacaccatatatccttggtgcctgtgtcacttgcgggatgaatcttctggccttgtagaagttgattctagagtgcttgagcagtgcctgcgtcgttttgattaccttggccgtcggatctccctgaagtttcttgtagataggttctgcgagaatatcttccatttgtttgttgtaatcagttgtgtccaggactacagtggcgttgcccttatctgcctgtaccactactaagtgggggttgtccctgagttccttgatggcatggtattcctcagcgttgatgttttgcttcggtggctttgctttattcagaactctgaccgtttcctgccggatgttctccgcctcggcctgtggcagatgacgtaccgaagcctctacggattctatgatatcttcttttggaactcgcttaggtgcgactgcgaaattcatccccttggccagaattgctgtggttgcttcgctcaaggtgtggctggagaggttgaccactgtccgtcgcctgtccagcgtcaatgtttcgtccgtggctttctgttgtagtttgtcgtactttctcatctggcggttagtaatactattgctggtccttgatgcttgctgaaaggttaacctgtcgactttatcccagtcttccatctgaagttttccggccagaaataggtgcagatcacacaaattcctgttgtgagcatcgagacttatgcggatgtggcggatcctttcccgtagcaatgctttactggctttaacacagatattcctcgccttgttcgtttttatgtgagacgtcaaccgcaaagaacacggcacaacactcgtgtctctgcatctcttcaaaaaagcaaggtcattcagcagtttacatctttttaaacgcagtgcttctaacttcttgatgtttccgtggatttcctgcccatacaggttggttaaatgtaagcgtaggcttccgcggccgttgtcttcttcaataaaattcttcagggtatcagaccgcatcgtcataatttaaaatgcaccaacgtttcggccagtgtTGCAGCTAGCCTGCATCAGggccgcgtcctggcgaaacagcctctcactttcaaaagaaagattagagaggcgatagaaatagccaaaagacccgccaacatgaatagagaggacgggtacaagcttccgaggtcttggctgcatgcaatagcagggctacggagaggcggcagagccgtggcggctaatgcagac
Protein-coding sequences here:
- the LOC124545944 gene encoding uncharacterized protein LOC124545944; protein product: MRKYDKLQQKATDETLTLDRRRTVVNLSSHTLSEATTAILAKGMNFAVAPKRVPKEDIIESVEASVRHLPQAEAENIRQETVRVLNKAKPPKQNINAEEYHAIKELRDNPHLVVVQADKGNATVVLDTTDYNKQMEDILAEPIYKKLQGDPTAKGARKTVLVGVFGLTVRAEWGGGHSYAIKSTISREFSID